The genomic region GCCATTTTGTAATTGTTTTTTGAATAGGGGGATTACTGATCCACGTGTATCCAAGACATTTCCGAAACGGACACAAGAAAACACAGTCTTTCGATCTCCTTTATAAAAGTTCGCGGACACTGTCAAGCGTTCTGCCAGCAATTTTGTGGCACCCATAACATTTACAGGATTTACCGCTTTATCTGTACTTATCGTTATTACCTTTTCGACCTCAGCGTCCATTGCCGCCTCGATCACATTTTGTGTTCCAATCACATTCGTTTTCACGGCCTCAAATGGATTGTATTCACATAAGGGCACGTGTTTTAAAGCAGCGGCATGGAATATAATATCCACATCTTCAATAGCACGTTCTAACCGTTCCTTGTCTCTGATATCCCCAACAAAGGGTCTTATTTTCCCCGATTGTAGTTCCTGTTCTAAATCAAATAATCCTGTTTCGTTATTGTCCAATACTCGCACAGCCTCTGGATGACCTCGTAAAACCGCTCTCACAATTTCACTGCCAATTGATCCCACCCCCCCGGTTACAAGAATAATTTTATTCTGATAAATTTTTTCCCCGCCAATCATTTGACATCTCCGTAGAATTTTTTAACTTCGCTAACTATTAAATCTATCTCCTCTTTCGTTAGTGCGGGATACATAGGTAATGTTACTACCTCTTTAGCTATCCTTTCAGTTGTTTCTAATTTGCTGGAGTATCCCAGCACATCAGTATAAAATTTTGTTAAGTGAACCGGATGAAAATATACTTTTGTCAGAATTCCATTTTTAGCCAAATAGTTAATCAAACCATCCCGATTTTTAGCCCGTACAGTATACATTTGATAAACGTGGAAATATTCGTTCGGAGGTTTGGGTGTCGTAACATAATCTAGTTTAGAAAGTTTAGCACTCATAAATTTAGCATTTTCTCGACGTCTTTCGATGATCTCATTTACTTTTTTAAGTTGACTTATACCAAGAGCGGCAGTAATGTTTGACATTCTGAAATTGTAACCCAAGGTGACATAATCCAAACTATCAGGTGACGAGAAATAATCAGATGTTTCCAATCGCCCGTGTGACCGGAACAATCTCAATTTATTCGCAATTTTTTTTGAATCGGTTAGTATAACGCCACCTTCACCGGTTGTAACAAGTTTATTTTGGCAAAAACTGAACATAGCAGCATCTCCGAACGTACCGGCCATTTCATCCCCGACTTTTGCACCCAACGATTCCGCGGCATCCTCAATGAGTATCAAATCATGATCATCCGCAATTTCCTTTAGCTCCCTAAGTTTGCATGAGCAGCCGCCGTAATGTATGGGCATAATTGCTTTTGTCTTCCCTGTTATCTTCTCCTTAACATCTTCTGGATCTAGGCCATATGTTTCCTCTTCGATATCCGCAAAGACGGGCTTGGCACCCACGAAAAGAGGGGCATTTGCGGTTGCTATAAACGTAAAGGACGGAACGATAACTTCATCTCCGTGCTGGATACCGTAAGCTAACAGCGCGGCGTGTAACGCGGAGGTCCCAGAGTTGAAAGCGACAGCATACTCGGTACCGACATAGTCGGAAATTAACTCCTCGAACCGCCCTATGTTTGGACCCACCGCCCAATTCATGCCCGCGGTTATCGCTTCCGTTACAGCTTTTACGTCCTCATCGTCCCAAAAAATCTTGAATAACGGTATTTTCCAGGTCATTGGATATCCTCCTCAAGCTTCTTCAGCTCTTCTTCTGTCAAGTTCCT from Methanomicrobia archaeon harbors:
- a CDS encoding polysaccharide biosynthesis protein, with amino-acid sequence MIGGEKIYQNKIILVTGGVGSIGSEIVRAVLRGHPEAVRVLDNNETGLFDLEQELQSGKIRPFVGDIRDKERLERAIEDVDIIFHAAALKHVPLCEYNPFEAVKTNVIGTQNVIEAAMDAEVEKVITISTDKAVNPVNVMGATKLLAERLTVSANFYKGDRKTVFSCVRFGNVLDTRGSVIPLFKKQLQNGGPLTVTDPDMTRFIMSISKAVELVLKAAKMAQGDELFILKMPAVRIGDLAARMIEDLAPKYGKDPNKIEIKIIGRRYGEKMHEELMTENEALTAYEGDELFLLLQQDNSYTETRLYNLPENFKKAEDIKYTSRTAPLISEEEIQLLLSEFKT
- a CDS encoding DegT/DnrJ/EryC1/StrS family aminotransferase, producing MTWKIPLFKIFWDDEDVKAVTEAITAGMNWAVGPNIGRFEELISDYVGTEYAVAFNSGTSALHAALLAYGIQHGDEVIVPSFTFIATANAPLFVGAKPVFADIEEETYGLDPEDVKEKITGKTKAIMPIHYGGCSCKLRELKEIADDHDLILIEDAAESLGAKVGDEMAGTFGDAAMFSFCQNKLVTTGEGGVILTDSKKIANKLRLFRSHGRLETSDYFSSPDSLDYVTLGYNFRMSNITAALGISQLKKVNEIIERRRENAKFMSAKLSKLDYVTTPKPPNEYFHVYQMYTVRAKNRDGLINYLAKNGILTKVYFHPVHLTKFYTDVLGYSSKLETTERIAKEVVTLPMYPALTKEEIDLIVSEVKKFYGDVK